From Bos mutus isolate GX-2022 chromosome 5, NWIPB_WYAK_1.1, whole genome shotgun sequence, one genomic window encodes:
- the LOC102286455 gene encoding olfactory receptor 8S1, with amino-acid sequence MALRNHSIITEFILTGLSDDPHIQALLFVLFLVIYLLTVMGNLTMLLVIRADSHLHTPMYFFLSNLSFLDLCFSSVTVPKLLKDLLSEKKTISVEGCLTQVFFVFITAGTEAFLLSMMAYDRYAAICHPLLYGQLMSTQLCVKLILASWGLASLNSVIIVLLAVNLDFCEAQTIHHYTCELPSLFPLSCSDVSINIDILICSILLHGLGTFLPVFFSYARIVSTILSISSTTGRSKAFSTCSSHLIAVILFFGSGLIRYLMPTSGSSLDLLSSLQYSAVTPMLNPLIYSLKNMEVKAAVKRTLGKYLQYFK; translated from the coding sequence ATGGCCTTGAGGAACCACAGCATCATCACCGAGTTTATTCTCACTGGGCTGTCAGACGACCCCCACATCCAGGCTCTGCTCTTTGTCCTCTTCCTGGTGATTTACCTCCTGACCGTGATGGGGAACCTGACGATGCTGCTGGTGATCAGGGCTGACTCCCACCTCCACACGCCCATGTACTTCTTCTTGAGCAATCTATCATTCCTAGACCTCTGCTTCTCTTCTGTCACTGTGCCCAAGCTCCTGAAGGACCTGCTGTCTGAGAAGAAAACGATCTCTGTCGAGGGCTGCCTGACTCAGGTCTTCTTTGTGTTTATAACTGCAGGGACTGAAGCTTTTCTTCTCTCaatgatggcctatgaccgctatgctGCCATCTGCCACCCACTGCTCTATGGCCAATTGATGAGCACCCAGCTCTGTGTAAAGCTTATACTGGCCTCATGGGGCCTGGCCTCTCTCAATTCAGTCATCATTGTGCTTTTGGCTGTTAACCTGGACTTCTGTGAGGCACAAACCATCCACCATTATACCTGTGAGctgccctccctcttccctctgtctTGCTCTGATGTCTCTATCAATATTGACATCCTGATCTGCTCCATCTTACTACATGGTCTTGGAACCTTCCTCCCAGTCTTCTTCTCCTATGCTCGCATTGTCTCCACCATCCTGAGCATCAGCTCCACCACAGGCAGAAGcaaggccttctccacctgctcctcccacctcaTCGCAGTGATCCTGTTCTTTGGGTCTGGTTTGATTCGTTATCTCATGCCCACTTCCGGTTCCTCCCTAGATTTGCTCTCATCCTTGCAGTACAGTGCAGTCACACCCATGCTGAACCCCCTCATCTACAGTCTAAAGAACATGGAGGTGAAGGCAGCTGTGAAAAGGACATTGGGGAAATACCTGCAATATTTTAAGTAG